From a single Nicotiana tabacum cultivar K326 chromosome 8, ASM71507v2, whole genome shotgun sequence genomic region:
- the LOC142163129 gene encoding uncharacterized protein LOC142163129, whose protein sequence is MTEMHQSRYSVHPGSTKMYHDLRPLYWWNGMKKDIATFVAQCPNCQQVKAEHQKPGGLLQNIDIPAWKWESINMDFITGFPNSRRKFNSIWVIVDRLTKSAHFLPVRTTYSAEDYASLYIKEIVRLHGVPFSIISDRGAQFTANFWRSPIGWFDVGETKLLGPELVQQAVEKVKLIQERLRTAQSRQKSYSDNRRRDLEFAVGDWIVQRIGRVAYKLDLPPELEAIHTVFHISMLRKFLGDPSCISPIEDIEVSENLSYEEIPIAILDRQIRKLQTKEVASVKVLWRSNNVEEMTWEAEEDMKSRYPHLFESSGDMPETNMAGVAHISTSDS, encoded by the exons ATGACAGAGATGCACCAGTCTCGGTACTCAGTTCATCCTGGTTCaaccaaaatgtatcatgatcttcgtCCGCTATACTGGTGGAACggcatgaagaaagatatagccaCATTTGTGGCTCAGTGTCCCAACTGCCAGCAGGTTAAAGCTGAACACCAGAAACCTGGAGGGCTACTTCAAAATATTGATATTCCAGCTTGGAAATGGGAatcgattaatatggatttcattacAGGATTTCCCAATTCTCGCCGTAAGTTCAAttctatttgggtcattgtggataggctgacgaaatcagctcactttctCCCAGTTAGGACCACCTATTCAGCTGAAGACTATGCGAgcctgtatatcaaggaaatagttcgGCTACATGGAGTTCcgttttctattatatctgacagaGGTGCCcaatttacagctaatttctggag ATCTCCTATTGGCTGGTTTGATGTTGGTGAGACAAAGTTGCTAGGACCTGAATTGGTACAGCAAGCtgtagaaaaggtaaagttgatccaggaaAGGTTGCGTACAGCTCAAAGTCGACAGAAATCATATTCAGATAACCGACGTCGAGACTTGGAATTTGCTGTGGGagactgg ATTGTTCAGAGAATTGGGCGAGTAGCCTACAAACTTGACCTGCCACCAGAATTAGAAGCAATCCATACAGTATTTCAcatttccatgcttcggaaattcTTAGGTGATCCTTCTTGCATCAGCCCTATCGAGGATATTGAAGTTTCTGAGAacttgtcatatgaagaaataccTATTGCCATTCTTGACCGTCAAATCCGTAAGCTACAGACTAAAGAGGTAGCCTCagtaaaagtactttggaggagcAATAATGTAGAGGAAATGacatgggaggccgaggaggacatgaagTCCAGATACCCTCATTTATTTGAGTCTTCAGGTGATATGCCTGAGACAAACATGGCAGGTGTTGCACATATATCAACCAGTGACAGTTAA